The genomic region GGTGTTTTGGGTGCTGGAAGTGGTGCTAGCCCTTGTCTTTCTGGTAGCCTCTGCCTTTGCCACAAATCTTTGGGCAAATTATATGAAATATAAGTTCTTGCTAATTATTCCTGCTATCGCGCTGGTGGCTTACTTTGCGATTCCGGCCTTTCTTATCCAGGGCAAAAACTGGTATGCCTGGTTCTCCTCTTGTGCCGCTATTGTGTTTACCGTGGCCTTTGGTCTGGCAGGGCTTTTCCCAAGGCTTATCCCTTCAAGCTTAAACCCTGAGTGGAGCCTTACCATCTATAACTCTTCTTCAAGCCCTCTTACGCTCAAAGTTATGACGGTAGTGGCCCTTATTTTTGTGCCACTTGTTATCGCCTATCAGATTTGGGCTTATAAGCTTTTTAGCGAAAAAGTACGTCCTGCCTTTCTTGAGTCTGAAGAAGCATACTAGTTTTTCGCAAAAAGAGGCGCCCTTATGGGCGCCTCTTTTTGTGTTATTTGATTGCATTCAAATAGTGATTCCTGTCTTTTTATTTGTTCCGAAAAACGGGAACGGATCCCGATCTATCAGTGGATTTTTCGCTACGCTTTCTAAAGAATGCTTGCTTCTCAAGCTTCGACTATGGTGGTGGCAGAGAGTAATCGCGAGCGAAGCTAGTAATTTAAAGTTTTTATCATGACTTCCGATAAAGATATTTGGGTATCTGGGGCGGGCCTGAAAGGAGGCCTGAGTATGGAATATATCCTTTGGAAACCTTGTTATTGTATTGGCCATCAGAAGATCGACGGTCAGCACAAACAACTGGTTGAATTGCTTAACGTTCTTATCCAAAAGGTCTGTGGGTCCTGTCCTAAATCCGTTATCGATGCGGCTTTGACTGAGCTCATTAATTATGCAGAGAATCATTTTCGCGACGAAGAAAGCATAATGGAATCTATCGGTTACCCTGAGTTTTTAGAACATCAGCGCGAACACGAGCGTCTGGTAATGGAAGTTTTTGCCTTTAAGGAAAAATTTGACCACGGAGAGGTAGGAAAATTCGAATTACTTGAGTTTGTGCGGGACTGGCTGCTCAATCACGTATTAGATGTTGATCTCAAGCTTAAGAAATACGTAAGGTCTTGACGCCCTGTTTTCCCGCACACATTTTTTAGGTATGAAAGAGCTGCTGGTGCGGGAAAACAAGGCTCTTCTCTCACAGGTCTTTAAGTGGATAAAAGATGCTCGCTTTAAAGTCAGGTTTTGGAATGGTGAAGAATGGACACCCCCTTGTTTCATTGAACCGAAAGTAACCATCGTTATCGAAAATCCGGCAATACTTGCACATCTTTTAAGTTTTCCCACGGACGTCCGTTTGGGTGAAGCCTACATTTATGGTGATATAGATTTTGAGGGTGATATCTACGAAGTCTTTCCCATTGGGGAATATCTAAAACAGGTTTATCCACGTCTGGTTGCGAGTCCCTCTTTTTGGCGGCGCCTTTTTCGCTTGCGCTTGGCAGCGAGGCGCGAAGCCCGCAGAAAGGGGTGCAGAGCCGCATCTCTTAAAGGTAAAAGGCATTCTATCGAGCGCGACCGACAGGCCATTTCCTATCACTATGATTTGCCTCCGGAGTTTTACGCTCTTTATCTTGATCCCATGATGGTTTATTCCTGTGCCTATTTTCGGCATCCAGATGATGATCTAGCCACAGCGCAGCTAAACAAATTAGAGCTTATTTGTCGCAAGTTGCGTTTAAAGCCGGGCGAGAAGGTGCTTGATATCGGTTGTGGTTGGGGTGGTTTTGTTGTTTACGC from Thermodesulfatator atlanticus DSM 21156 harbors:
- a CDS encoding bacteriohemerythrin, translating into MEYILWKPCYCIGHQKIDGQHKQLVELLNVLIQKVCGSCPKSVIDAALTELINYAENHFRDEESIMESIGYPEFLEHQREHERLVMEVFAFKEKFDHGEVGKFELLEFVRDWLLNHVLDVDLKLKKYVRS